In Chelmon rostratus isolate fCheRos1 chromosome 4, fCheRos1.pri, whole genome shotgun sequence, a genomic segment contains:
- the chaf1a gene encoding chromatin assembly factor 1 subunit A, with product MLAAENPSVDVQLAASTPRRRGMDCKSRNNVNKKLIQARLPFKRLNPEPKENHPPKRPCAHACPEPGVSDRENENESSALPVHSGPPLVNGRGPLDGFLSRRHPAPPNEIMVIDLTADKSLSPVKHLVSSAPGSSGPPTKNKHQGKNKTASSRKSSNVDNTPKTHDSDCTVVDKDEVEEVDEKDGNPSASISLLDTTQDSESELEEQNESGNVSSLGNRSMMSNSSVSSSSESSPEKSDDPTPNTTPTDPKTTPKIPADQKKIKRRSLKSLQEQEERLRLRQEKERQKEEAKAAKERKKEEARKLKEEREKEKREKKEKDEREKREKKEKEEKEKAERLKAKEEQRKSKLEAKLEEKRKKEEEKRMKEEEKRLKEEKDRLKAEKAEITRFLQKPKIQQAPKTLAAACGKFAPFEIKESVSLAPLCRVQCEDSVLEELDRCLLNPTDNQNGLKDWIAQKPRRSGPTKSRRTGSLSECITVEGPKPDGVPDRKRYGPMKLLQFHENYRPAYWGTWSKKSSHILSRCPFRQDKDLLDYEVDSDEEWEEEEPGESLSHSEGEDEEEGGDDDDDDGFFVPHGYLSDDEGAVEEEEGGDPEKLKLRQKLKAREWDELMSTKKKMKVLEPVVRGCVWDGEGPALQLFQPYAMCLVEPLPKADTSPSPEELSQRCQTEAQLLGQLLPLLHGNVNSSKVIITEFQEFCRQQTSTSSSSTSPELSSPQSLAENIPTRIQVKRLMKNNAVYEKRSTYRRCCWYVHTEVLSRFGQEALPVPCQWTYLTTGAREESREEPQAATGSQGNSPTTPQTSSATSTSSNKRKSTGSMSITKFMKRCTDPEQTEAMEADGFQADTEDDDEEDCIITAQSGPTRENSSSEADCPMEVTPSDTAALPVASAAPTLATA from the exons ATGTTGGCGGCGGAAAACCCATCTGTGGACGTACAATTGGCAGCGTCGACTCCCCGCAGAAGAG GCATGGATTGTAAGTCAAGAAACAATGTTAACAAGAAACTTATTCAAG CTCGTCTCCCATTTAAGCGCCTGAACCCTGAACCTAAAGAGAACCATCCGCCCAAACGCCCCTGTGCACACGCCTGCCCCGAACCAGGAGTCTCAGATagagagaatgagaatgagTCCTCTGCACTCCCTGTGCACAGTGGACCACCCTTGGTTAATGGTCGTGGGCCCCTTGATGGCTTCCTGAGCCGTAGGCACCCTGCACCTCCAAATGAGATTATGGTAATAGATCTGACTGCGGACAAGAGTTTGTCTCCTGTAAAACACCTTGTTTCATCTGCTCCTGGCTCTTCTGGCCCtccaacaaaaaacaagcatcagggcaaaaacaaaactgcctCCTCTCGGAAGTCCAGCAATGTTGacaacactccaaaaacacacgACTCAGACTGCACAGTAGTTGATAAAGATGAAGTAGAGGAGGTGGATGAAAAAGATGGGAATCCGTCTGCATCTATCTCACTGCTCGATACAACGCAGGATTCTGAGAGTGAGCTAGAGGAACAGAATGAGTCAGGAAACGTTTCCAGCTTAGGAAACAGGTCCATGATGTCAAATTCCTCCGTCAGCTCCTCATCAGAAAGCTCACCTGAGAAGAGTGATGACCCTACACCCAATACTACACCCACA GACCCAAAGACCACCCCCAAGATTCCAGCAGATCAGAAAAAGATCAAAAGACGCTCACTGAAG AGTCTACAAGAACAAGAGGAGAGACTTCGGCTGCGGCAGGAGAAAGAACGGCAGAAGGAAGAGGCTAAGGCTgcaaaggagagaaagaaggaagaagcTCGCAAGCTAAAGGAGGAGCGAGAAAAGGAAAAacgagagaaaaaagaaaaagatgagcGAGAGAAgcgagagaaaaaagagaaggaagagaaggaaaaggcagagaggtTAAAAGCAAAAGAGGAGCAACGAAAATCAAAGCTAGA GGCAAAGCTTGAAGAAAAAcgaaaaaaagaagaggagaaacgaatgaaggaagaagagaagcGATTGAAAGAAGAGAAGGAT CGCCTCAAAGCTGAGAAAGCAGAAATTACACGTTTTCTACAGAAACCCAAGATCCAACAGGCTCCAAAG ACACTTGCAGCTGCGTGTGGGAAGTTTGCTCCATTTGAGATCAAAGAAAGCGTGTCTCTGGCACCACTATGCCGAGTTCAATGTGAGGACTCTGTTCTGGAGGAACTGGACCGGTGTTTGTTGAACCCAACTGATAACCAGAATGGACTGAAAGACTGGATAGCTCAGAAACCCCGTCGGTCAGGACCCACCAAATCTAGACGGACTGGCTCACTTAG CGAGTGTATAACAGTGGAAGGGCCTAAACCAGATGGTGTGCCGGATCGTAAACGTTATGGACCtatgaagctgctgcagttccATGAAAACTACCGTCCAGCGTACTGGGGCACCTGGAGTAAAAAGAGTTCGCACATCTTATCTCGCTGCCCCTTCAGACAAGACAAG GATTTGTTAGACTATGAGGTGGACAGTGATGAagaatgggaggaggaggaaccaGGAGAGTCCCTGTCACACAGTGAAGGA gaagatgaggaggaaggaggtgacgatgatgatgatgacggctTCTTTGTTCCTCATGGCTACCTTTCTGATGACGAGGGGGCTGTAGAAGAAGAG GAGGGTGGTGACCCGGAGAAGCTGAAACTACGTCAGAAACTGAAGGCAAGGGAGTGGGATGAGCTGATGTCCACcaaaaagaagatgaaggtgCTAGAGCCAGTGGTAAGGGGCTGCGTCTGGGATGGAGAAGGACCTGCCTTGCAGCTTTTCCAGCCTTATGCTATGTGTCTGGTAGAGCCCTTACCCAAGGCAGACACCAGCCCCAGCCCAGAGGAGCTGTCGCAGAGGTGTCAGACAGAAGCACAGT TACTCGGCCAGCTGTTGCCTCTGCTGCACGGCAATGTCAACAGCAGCAAAGTGATCATCACTGAGTTTCAGGAGTTTTGTCGTCAGCAgacctccacttcctcctcatcaACGTCTCCTGAACTGTCCAGTCCTCAGAGTCTAGCAGAAAACATTCCCACCAG AATACAGGTGAAGCGCCTCATGAAGAACAATGCTGTTTATGAGAAGCGCTCCACATACAGACGCTGCTGCTGGTATGTGCACACAGAGGTCTTGTCTCGTTTTGGCCAGGAGGCTCTCCCTGTGCCCTGCCAGTGGACCTACCTCACCACGGGAGCTCGAGAAGAGTCCCGTGAAGAACCCCAGGCGGCCACAGGCTCTCAGGGAAACTCGCCCACCACCCCTCAGACCTCCTCCGCCACGTCAACATCCTCCAACAAAAGGAAGAGCACAGGCAGCATGTCAATCACCAAGTTCATGAAGAGATGTACTGACCCAGAGCAG ACGGAAGCAATGGAAGCAGATGGTTTTCAAGCTGACACTGAGGATGACGACGAGGAAGACTGTATCATCACTGCACAGAGTG GCCCAACCAGGGAGAACTCATCCAGCGAGGCAGACTGTCCGATGGAAGTCACCCCCTCCGACACAGCTGCTCTCCCCGTGGCTAGCGCTGCTCCTACACTCGCAACTGCCTGA